The genomic interval GTCTTGCCGATGTTGGGCGGTCCGTAGATCATGAAGGAGGAGCCGATGCCCCGGCTTCCCTCCAACGCCGCGCGGGTCAGGGCGGAGAGTTCTTCCTCGCGCCCGAAAAAATCTTCTTCCCGAAAGGACGCTTCCGCCCCCATGGTGCCGAAAAGACGCAAATACCCCATCCTCCCTCGGGATAATGTAACGTGAATCCGTTGCGTTTTCAAAAATATAATGGGATTTTCTAAAGGACATGCGCGAAATCCCCCCTTCCATCCGGAAGCCGTCCCGGTACAGCGGCGGCGAGGTCCGTCCTCCCTCCATCGCGTGGGACGACGCGCGCGTGCGTGTGCTGCTCGCCTTTCCCGACGTGTACGAGATCGGGATGTCGCACCTCGGGATCCTGCTCCTGCGCGAGATCCTCTCCGCGCGGCCCGGGACCCTTTGTGATCGCGTCTTCGCCCCATGGACCGACTACGAGGAGCATCTGCGCGCCGCCGGGCTGCCGCTCGCGTCGCTCGAATCGGGACGACCCGCCGGGGCGTTCGACCTCCTCGGATTCTCCCTGTGCTACGAACTCACCTACACGAACGTCCTCGCGATGCTCGACCTTTCCGGGATCCCCCTCCTGTCGAAGGACCGATCGGAGGAGCACCCCCTCGTCGTGGCCGGGGGCGTGTGCACCCTGAACCCCGCTCCCGTGGCCCCCTTCTTCGACGCTCTCCTCGTCGGGGACGGCGAGGAGGCGGTGCTCGAGATCGTCGCACTCGTCGAAGCGCGGAAAAAAGAGGGCGGATCCCGCGCGGATCTCCTCTTGCGGCTCTCCCGGATCGAGGGGGTGTACGTCCCGGGGATCTCCCGGCGGGTGGCGCGGCGCGTCCTTGCGGACCTCAACCGTTCTCCCCTGCTGCCGGCGCCGATCCTGCCGGCGATGCGCGTGGTCCACGACCGCCTGAGCGTCGAGATCTCCCGGGGGTGCACGAGGGGGTGCCGCTTCTGCCAGGCGGGATACGCCTATCGGCCGATCCGGGAGCGCGACCCGCTCACCCTGCT from Deltaproteobacteria bacterium carries:
- a CDS encoding radical SAM protein: MREIPPSIRKPSRYSGGEVRPPSIAWDDARVRVLLAFPDVYEIGMSHLGILLLREILSARPGTLCDRVFAPWTDYEEHLRAAGLPLASLESGRPAGAFDLLGFSLCYELTYTNVLAMLDLSGIPLLSKDRSEEHPLVVAGGVCTLNPAPVAPFFDALLVGDGEEAVLEIVALVEARKKEGGSRADLLLRLSRIEGVYVPGISRRVARRVLADLNRSPLLPAPILPAMRVVHDRLSVEISRGCTRGCRFCQAGYAYRPIRERDPLTLLRYLQEVAPKTGYDEVGLLSLSAADYSCVDRLVTEAMEALAPSSVSLSLPSLRLDALQENTVRQIRKVRKSGFTLAPEAGTERLRRSVNKEIPDGDVLKTAEWIFGNGWQTLKLYFMVGLPGETADDVRAIGALAGRVAAIARRHGKRASVTVSVSAFVPKPHTPFQWERQIGREEIQERIRILQNALGRNRHAEVKFHSPETSALEGVFSRGDDRL